The segment GAGAAGGTCGCGGAGCACGAAGTTGGGGAAGAAGGGCATGTAGCGCCGTTTCCCCTGGGGCACCTGGTCCCACGACTCGGGCTCGTGCATCCCCTGCGTCTGGATCAGCATCAGGTGCACGCCGAGGATCACCGTGAAGAGGGCGGGGAAGATCGCCACGTGGAGTCCGTAGAAGCGCGTCAGCGTCGCGGTCGAGACGTCCTTGCCCGCGCGCAGGAGCTCCATGATCGGCTCGCCCAGGCCGGGGAGCACCGCGACGATCGTCGTGCCCACCTTCGTGGCGAAATAGGCCAGCGTGTTCCAGGGGAGCAGGTAGCCGCTGAATCCGAACGCGAAGGCCAGGCCCAGCAGGACGAATCCGGAGTACCAGGTCAGCTCGCGCGGACGCCGGAAGGCCTTTGTGAAATAGACTGAGAACATGTGGATGAAGACCGACAGGATGAAGAGGTTCGCCGCCCAGGAATGGATCGATCGGATCAGCCACCCGAACTTCACTTTCGTGACGATGAACCGGACGCTCTCGTAGGCCGTCTTGTCGCCCGGCTGGTAGTACATGAGGAGCAGGATTCCGGTGGCGACCTGCACGATGAAGAGGAAGAGGCTGACGCCGCCGAAGTAGTACCAGAAGGAGCCTCTCCACTCGGGGACCTGCTTGTGGGACGCGAACTCGATCGCCGGCTGGAGATTGAATCGTTCGTTGATCCAGCCGCGGATGCCGCCGCCGTGCGGACTTGCGCCCCGGCTGCCGCCGTGTTCCGTTCCGCCCGCGTTGTCGCTCACGCGCGCATTCCTAGGTCCGGGACACGACGACGTCGTCGCCCTTCAGCGTGACGACGTACTCGGTGAGCGGGCGGGGCGGCGGTCCGGAGACGTTGCGCCCCGTGAGGTCGTACATTCCGTTGTGGCAGGCGCAGTAGATCCGCTGCATGTCCGGCCGGTACTGCACGGTGCACTGGAGATGGGTGCAGACGGCGGAGAGGGCGCGCAGCTTGCCGTCGGGGCCGCTCACGAGAATCGCCGGATCACGCCCGAAGCGGAACACGACCCCCGTGTTCGGCTTCAAGTCCTTCACTTTCGCGGCAACGACGCTGGTCACCTCCGCTTCGCCCTGCGGCGGCGTCTTCAGATACTCGAAGATGGGATAGACGACCGAGCCGAACCACGCGAGGGCGCCGAGACCGAGGAGCTTGTCGAGGAAGGAGCGGCGTGAGATTCCAGGCTTCGACGGCTGATCCATGCAGTTGCCTCCGCTGCCAGGTCGCCGATCCGAACGATGGGAAGGGGATCGCGGGGAAGATGGCACGCTCCCGTTCCCGCGGCAAGAGAATGCGTGGGGCCGTTCCTCCGGTCCAGGTAGCCAATGGGAGTAAACGGCCGTTGCGTCCAGGAATTGGCCGCCGCGTCTACGTCGCCTCCGGGCTGCTACGCAGTGATCCCGCCGAACGCCGCGCCTTTCGTTGGTAGAGGAACGAAACGACGAGGAGCGCCGCGCCGATCCCGAGCGCGCTCACGAAGCGCCAGAACGCGTCCACGCGATCGAGATCCACGAGCAGGAACTTGAGCACCGTGAGACCGAAGAGGACGAGCCCGCTCCAGCGGAGGAACGCCGATCCGCGGATCCATCCGAGGGCGAAGAGAACGACCGCCTGGAGCGTCCAGGCGGCGCTGGTGAAGACCGCGGCCAGCGTGCGCACGGCAGGCCCCCTCGAGCCGAACGCCGCGTCCGACGGGGTGAACGCCGACGCCAGGTGTCCCGCCTCGCGCGCCCACCAGGCCAGGAGAACCAGGTTCGCGACGGCCGTCGCCAACTCGGGGATCCGCCGCTCGGCCGGAGAGAGGCGGTCCCGATGCCGCCAGAGAAGCTCGGCTCCCAGGATCAGAAGGGTAGTGGCGAAGGCGACGATCAACGCCGCCGTGTTGAGGAGCGGCAGATACCCCGCGACCCACGGATCGCGGGCGGCGTGGCCGGTGAACAGCGCGAGCACGGCGAAGCCGCCGGCGAAGTAGCCGACCTGCCGGAGGACCGGCGCCGCGCGGGCGATCGAGAGCTGGAACAGGACGAAGCACTGGATCATCCAGGCGCATCCGGCCAGCGTCACGGCGATCGCTTCGTCGTCGGGGCCGGAGACTTGCGTCAGGAAATGCCGCACCTGCCCGGCCTCGCGCGCCGCCCAGATCATGAGCAGCGCGTTGGCGACGAAGACCCACCCGCCCGGCGCGAGCCGCTCCTCCGGAGCGAGAAGGTCGCGGCGGCGGCCGATGAGATGCGACGCGAGGAGGAACACGCCGATCACGAGCAGGTTGCGCAGCGCGGGGGCGCTGAGCAGCGTCGGCAGGGCGGGCGAGGCCGCCGTGAGCAGCACCCAGAGGAGCCGCATCGCCGCGACGGAGAGGACCGTGTAGGCCAGCAGGCGGAGCCAGGCGCCGCGCGGCCCCATGCCCAGCCAGAGGAGGGCTGCGCCCTCGGCGCACCAGGCGAGCGCGAGGTATTCGGGGAGAAGCCCGCGCTCGATGCCCGCCGCGAGGAAGACGGTCGCGGCCGCGGTCAAGGGACGCCAGAGGTCGCGCTCGGCGCGCCTGCGCTCCAGCCAGATCGAGACCGCGGCGTAGAGGGCGGCGAGCGCCGAGAGAAGGAGCGCCGCGCCCAGCCGATCGGGCGCGACGAGGAACGGCCAAGAGGCGAGCAACAGGAGCATCGGCGCCGATGCGACCACGGCCAGGTCGATCGATCGAACCGGCCGCTCCTCGCGGACGAGCCGCGCGACGGGAGCCAGGCCGAGCGCGACGAAGAGGGCGGAGAGCGCGAGCTGGATGCCCAGGCTCCAGGCGTGGACTCCGGCGTTGGCGCTCCACGTCGCCGTGGTGAGCGCGAGCGACAGGAGGACGAGGCCGCTCCAGCCGACGGAGGCCGCGAGCGCGAAGACGACCACGTTCACGACCGCGAAATAGCCGAGGAGCGCGGGCAGCGCGAGCTTGAACCCCTGGAGCGGGATCCACACGGCGAGGAGCTGCGGCAGGTAGGCCGCGATCACCCCGAGGGTGGCGATGATCGGCTCGCGCCGGCGCAGCCCGATTGCCACCGTGGTCAACGACGTGACCGCGAGCAGCGTGAACGCCACGCCCCCCGCGAAGACGTGCATGCGGAAGTGCCCCAGGTAGAGCGTGATGTAGATCACGCCGAGCCCGACGCCGATGAAGGCGTTCCCCAGGGCCGCGAGGGTGCGTCCGATAACGTGGCCCCGCCACGCGACCACGGCGCCGAGCGCGACGCCGGCGAGCACCAGCACCTCGGGGCCGATCCGCCCGTTCGCGTAGCCCCACACGATCAGGAAGAAGGCTCCCAGGAGGAGGAGCACCGACCCCACGTTCTGCATCCAGATGCCGCCGATCTGCTCTTCCAGGCGTTCCTGTGTCCGCGCCGAAGGCGCGGGGGTGACCCGGCGAGGCGGTGCCAGGGTCGGGATGGCCGTTGGCGGCGCGACAGGGGTAGACGCAACGGCAGGCGGCGCGACCGTAGGCGTCGCGACAGGGGCCGGCGCGACGGGGGTCGGTGCGACAGGGGCCGACTCGAGACCGCCCGCGGCACGCTCCAGACGCGCGATGCGTGCCTTGAGATTGCGGATGTCGCGCCAGAAGATCGCGAAGAGGACGACCGACAGCCAGGGGA is part of the Candidatus Binatia bacterium genome and harbors:
- a CDS encoding cytochrome bc complex cytochrome b subunit; amino-acid sequence: MSDNAGGTEHGGSRGASPHGGGIRGWINERFNLQPAIEFASHKQVPEWRGSFWYYFGGVSLFLFIVQVATGILLLMYYQPGDKTAYESVRFIVTKVKFGWLIRSIHSWAANLFILSVFIHMFSVYFTKAFRRPRELTWYSGFVLLGLAFAFGFSGYLLPWNTLAYFATKVGTTIVAVLPGLGEPIMELLRAGKDVSTATLTRFYGLHVAIFPALFTVILGVHLMLIQTQGMHEPESWDQVPQGKRRYMPFFPNFVLRDLLLWLIVLNILAILAVWFPWELGRKADPFAAAPGGIKPEWYFLFMYQALKYFPAKLAGLDGEVVGIILFGVAGLLWFLVPLWDSRTPGGMRNRVNTYVGLLVVLFMIIFTALGVK
- a CDS encoding Rieske (2Fe-2S) protein; its protein translation is MDQPSKPGISRRSFLDKLLGLGALAWFGSVVYPIFEYLKTPPQGEAEVTSVVAAKVKDLKPNTGVVFRFGRDPAILVSGPDGKLRALSAVCTHLQCTVQYRPDMQRIYCACHNGMYDLTGRNVSGPPPRPLTEYVVTLKGDDVVVSRT
- a CDS encoding DUF2339 domain-containing protein codes for the protein MPAYLIAVLVICALIPWLSVVLFAIFWRDIRNLKARIARLERAAGGLESAPVAPTPVAPAPVATPTVAPPAVASTPVAPPTAIPTLAPPRRVTPAPSARTQERLEEQIGGIWMQNVGSVLLLLGAFFLIVWGYANGRIGPEVLVLAGVALGAVVAWRGHVIGRTLAALGNAFIGVGLGVIYITLYLGHFRMHVFAGGVAFTLLAVTSLTTVAIGLRRREPIIATLGVIAAYLPQLLAVWIPLQGFKLALPALLGYFAVVNVVVFALAASVGWSGLVLLSLALTTATWSANAGVHAWSLGIQLALSALFVALGLAPVARLVREERPVRSIDLAVVASAPMLLLLASWPFLVAPDRLGAALLLSALAALYAAVSIWLERRRAERDLWRPLTAAATVFLAAGIERGLLPEYLALAWCAEGAALLWLGMGPRGAWLRLLAYTVLSVAAMRLLWVLLTAASPALPTLLSAPALRNLLVIGVFLLASHLIGRRRDLLAPEERLAPGGWVFVANALLMIWAAREAGQVRHFLTQVSGPDDEAIAVTLAGCAWMIQCFVLFQLSIARAAPVLRQVGYFAGGFAVLALFTGHAARDPWVAGYLPLLNTAALIVAFATTLLILGAELLWRHRDRLSPAERRIPELATAVANLVLLAWWAREAGHLASAFTPSDAAFGSRGPAVRTLAAVFTSAAWTLQAVVLFALGWIRGSAFLRWSGLVLFGLTVLKFLLVDLDRVDAFWRFVSALGIGAALLVVSFLYQRKARRSAGSLRSSPEAT